A section of the Petrimonas sulfuriphila genome encodes:
- a CDS encoding NIPSNAP family protein: MKTKLLLPLFVILFIVPQFIRSQSKGQPREFYQLTVYHYNTIDQEKIIDNYLQGALIPALHEMKIKSVGVFKAIANDTSANKTLYLFVPLKSLNAVDEINTRLMRNNKFNANNKEYADVLHNNPAYNRMETILLKAFPLAPAMKLPNLKSAKKQRIYELRSYESASEKIFRNKVHMFNEGGEMEIFTRLNFNPVFYSEVVAGGKMPNLMYMTTFENKEDRDAHWDAFRVDPAWKRMSSLPEYQNNVSHSDITFLRPADYSDF, encoded by the coding sequence ATGAAAACAAAACTTTTGCTTCCGCTATTTGTCATTCTTTTTATCGTTCCCCAATTTATCCGGTCACAGTCGAAAGGACAACCTCGTGAATTCTATCAGCTGACGGTTTATCACTACAATACGATCGATCAGGAGAAAATTATCGATAATTACCTGCAGGGAGCATTGATACCTGCCTTGCACGAAATGAAGATCAAGTCCGTCGGCGTATTTAAAGCTATAGCAAACGATACCTCCGCAAACAAAACGCTCTATCTTTTTGTTCCGTTAAAATCGTTGAATGCGGTGGATGAAATTAACACCCGTTTAATGAGGAACAATAAGTTTAATGCGAACAATAAAGAGTACGCAGATGTTCTTCACAATAATCCGGCCTACAACCGGATGGAAACTATACTTCTAAAAGCTTTTCCCCTGGCACCCGCAATGAAGCTTCCAAACCTAAAATCAGCAAAAAAACAACGGATATATGAGTTACGCAGTTACGAGAGCGCCAGTGAGAAAATTTTCCGGAATAAAGTGCACATGTTTAACGAAGGCGGGGAAATGGAGATATTCACCCGGCTTAATTTCAACCCTGTATTCTACAGCGAGGTGGTCGCAGGGGGAAAAATGCCCAACCTGATGTATATGACAACGTTTGAAAATAAAGAAGACAGGGATGCACACTGGGATGCCTTTCGTGTAGACCCTGCCTGGAAACGGATGTCTTCCTTGCCTGAATATCAAAACAACGTTTCCCACAGCGATATCACCTTTCTGCGTCCGGCAGATTATTCCGATTTTTGA
- the nth gene encoding endonuclease III: MTKKQRFAYVMDWFLENAESSETELHYANNYQLLVAVILSAQCTDKRVNLISPHVFEAFPTPEVMAASSPDEVFEYIKSCSYPNNKAKNLVGMARKLVSDFNGEVPSTIDDLLTIPGVGRKTANVMLSVAFDLPAMAVDTHVFRVSNRIGLTDNSRSPLETERELVKYIPEKLLTRAHHWLILHGRYICIARKPKCGICGLRDWCKYYQREVVVGLPQKSE, from the coding sequence ATGACAAAGAAACAACGCTTCGCTTATGTGATGGACTGGTTCCTGGAAAATGCCGAATCTTCCGAAACCGAGCTTCATTACGCCAACAACTATCAACTGCTTGTTGCCGTCATCCTGTCGGCACAATGCACCGATAAACGGGTAAACCTGATTTCCCCGCATGTTTTTGAGGCGTTTCCAACCCCCGAAGTCATGGCAGCATCGTCACCCGACGAAGTTTTCGAATACATAAAATCGTGCTCTTACCCCAACAACAAGGCCAAAAATCTGGTGGGAATGGCAAGAAAACTTGTCTCCGATTTCAACGGGGAAGTCCCGTCAACCATTGACGATTTGCTGACCATTCCCGGTGTGGGCAGAAAAACAGCTAACGTGATGTTGTCCGTCGCTTTCGATCTTCCTGCCATGGCAGTGGATACTCACGTTTTCCGGGTTTCTAACCGGATCGGGTTGACGGACAACTCGAGATCACCACTCGAGACCGAACGGGAACTGGTCAAATATATCCCAGAGAAATTGTTGACCCGAGCCCATCACTGGCTGATTCTTCACGGCAGGTACATCTGCATCGCACGAAAACCCAAGTGCGGTATTTGCGGGCTGAGGGATTGGTGTAAATACTATCAGCGTGAAGTTGTTGTGGGATTGCCTCAAAAATCGGAATAA